The proteins below are encoded in one region of Bosea sp. BIWAKO-01:
- the leuD gene encoding 3-isopropylmalate dehydratase small subunit, producing the protein MQPFTTLTSTPAPLKVINVDTDMIIPKQYLKTIKRTGLGTALFAEMRYNEDGAENPDFVLNQPAYRKSEILVAGDNFGCGSSREHAPWALLDFGIRCVISTSFADIFYNNCFKNGILPIVVSPEDLEKLFDDADRGSNATLTVDLAKQEIKGPDGGTVTFDIDPFRKHCLLNGLDDIGLTMEKAPKIDAFEAKLAKRAWA; encoded by the coding sequence ATGCAGCCCTTCACCACCCTGACCTCCACCCCGGCGCCGCTGAAGGTGATCAATGTCGACACCGATATGATCATCCCCAAGCAGTACCTGAAGACGATCAAGCGCACCGGGCTGGGCACCGCGCTGTTCGCCGAGATGCGCTACAACGAGGATGGCGCTGAGAACCCCGATTTCGTGCTGAACCAGCCGGCCTACCGCAAATCGGAGATCCTGGTCGCAGGGGACAATTTCGGCTGCGGCTCGTCGCGCGAGCATGCTCCCTGGGCGCTGCTCGATTTCGGCATCCGCTGCGTGATCTCGACCTCGTTTGCCGACATCTTCTACAATAACTGCTTCAAGAACGGCATCCTGCCGATCGTGGTTTCGCCCGAAGACCTCGAGAAGCTCTTCGACGACGCCGATCGCGGCTCGAACGCGACGCTGACGGTCGATCTCGCAAAGCAGGAAATCAAGGGCCCAGACGGGGGCACGGTGACGTTCGACATCGACCCCTTCCGCAAGCACTGCCTGCTGAACGGGCTCGACGATATCGGCCTGACCATGGAGAAGGCGCCGAAGATCGACGCCTTCGAGGCCAAGCTCGCCAAGCGCGCCTGGGCCTGA
- a CDS encoding LysE family translocator, which translates to MMDDLIRHLPSLALVYSAFFLAVASPGPSNLAVMATSMERGRRAGMTLALGVTTGSLTWGILAAIGVSALIVARPGALYAIKIVGGVYLLYLAWRSARSAMQVDMPPPKATVSGHRIYLRGYLMHLTNPKAILSWTAIIALGLRPETPVVVVHAIIIGCMLISLLINQGYALLFSTASMIAGYRKIRRRAEACLAAFFTFASFKLLTAQL; encoded by the coding sequence ATGATGGACGATCTGATCCGGCATCTGCCGAGCCTGGCCCTGGTCTACTCCGCGTTCTTCCTCGCAGTTGCCAGCCCGGGCCCGAGCAATCTTGCGGTGATGGCGACCTCGATGGAGCGCGGTCGGCGCGCCGGAATGACGCTCGCACTCGGCGTCACGACCGGCTCCCTGACCTGGGGCATCCTGGCCGCCATTGGCGTCTCGGCCTTGATCGTGGCCCGTCCCGGTGCGCTCTATGCCATCAAGATCGTCGGCGGCGTCTATCTGCTCTATCTGGCCTGGCGCTCGGCGCGTTCAGCGATGCAAGTGGACATGCCCCCGCCGAAAGCCACGGTTTCGGGGCATCGCATCTATTTGCGCGGCTATCTCATGCACCTGACCAACCCGAAGGCGATCTTGAGCTGGACCGCGATCATCGCGCTCGGCCTGCGCCCGGAAACACCCGTGGTTGTGGTGCATGCCATCATCATCGGCTGCATGCTGATCTCGCTTCTGATCAATCAGGGATATGCCCTGCTGTTTTCGACCGCCTCCATGATCGCGGGCTATCGCAAGATCCGCCGTCGTGCAGAGGCCTGCCTTGCCGCCTTCTTCACCTTCGCCAGCTTCAAACTCCTGACGGCGCAGCTGTGA
- a CDS encoding metallopeptidase family protein — MSSTVAWDEVRAPSAADFESLAQTAYDRLPDEFRALCADLIINVTEFPEDDVLKELEIESPFDILGLFTGVGLPQQGSGPQTGQMPNMIHLYRRPILDYWSEHDESLGAIVTHVLVHEIGHHFGFSDEDMEAIEAGAER, encoded by the coding sequence GTGTCGTCCACTGTTGCCTGGGACGAGGTCAGGGCGCCCAGCGCCGCTGATTTCGAAAGCCTCGCACAGACCGCCTATGATCGCCTGCCCGACGAGTTCCGCGCGCTCTGCGCGGACCTGATCATCAACGTCACCGAGTTCCCCGAGGATGATGTGCTGAAGGAGCTCGAGATCGAGAGCCCCTTCGACATCCTCGGCCTCTTCACCGGTGTCGGCCTGCCACAGCAGGGCTCGGGCCCGCAAACGGGCCAGATGCCCAACATGATCCATCTCTATCGTCGTCCGATCCTCGACTACTGGTCCGAACATGACGAGAGCCTGGGCGCCATCGTCACCCATGTCCTGGTCCATGAGATCGGCCATCATTTCGGCTTTTCTGACGAAGACATGGAAGCGATCGAGGCCGGGGCGGAGCGATAG
- the leuC gene encoding 3-isopropylmalate dehydratase large subunit: protein MTSSTAPRTLYDKIFDDHIVDRQEDGTCLLYIDRHLVHEVTSPQAFEGLRMTGRKVRAPEKTLAVVDHNIPTTDRKAGIAEEESRIQVEALARNAKDFGVEYFNELDIRQGIVHIVGPEQGFTLPGTTIVCGDSHTSTHGAFGALAHGIGTSEVEHVLATQTLIQKKAKNMLVQVDGTLAKGVTAKDVTLAIIGEIGTAGGTGSVIEYAGEAIRSLSMEGRMTVCNMSIEGGARAGMIAPDEKAFAYLNGRPKAPKGAAWDAAMRYWETLRTDEGAHFDRIVKLDAANLPPIVSWGTSPEDVISVAGSVPNPDDIADETKRSSKWRALDYMGLKPGTRMTDIPLDVIWIGSCTNGRIEDLRAVAKIVEGKTIAGSLDYAMIVPGSGLVKQQAEEEGLDKIFLAAGFEWREPGCSMCLGMNPDQLKPGQRAASTSNRNFEGRQGFKGRTHLVSPQMAAAAALVGHFVDVRQMG, encoded by the coding sequence ATGACGTCGTCCACCGCCCCCCGCACGCTTTATGACAAGATTTTCGACGACCACATCGTCGACCGCCAGGAAGACGGCACCTGCCTGCTCTATATCGACCGGCATCTGGTGCATGAGGTCACGAGCCCGCAGGCCTTTGAGGGCTTGCGCATGACCGGCCGCAAGGTGCGCGCGCCTGAAAAGACGCTGGCCGTCGTCGACCACAATATCCCGACGACCGACCGCAAGGCCGGCATCGCCGAGGAGGAGAGCCGCATCCAGGTCGAGGCTCTGGCCAGAAACGCCAAGGACTTTGGCGTCGAGTATTTCAACGAACTCGATATCCGCCAGGGCATCGTCCACATCGTCGGCCCCGAACAGGGCTTCACCTTGCCCGGCACCACGATCGTCTGTGGCGACAGCCACACCTCGACCCATGGCGCCTTCGGCGCGCTGGCGCATGGCATCGGCACCTCGGAGGTCGAGCATGTGCTCGCGACCCAGACGCTGATCCAGAAGAAGGCCAAGAACATGCTCGTCCAGGTGGACGGCACTCTGGCCAAAGGCGTCACCGCCAAGGACGTCACCCTCGCCATCATCGGCGAGATCGGGACGGCGGGCGGCACCGGCTCGGTCATCGAATATGCCGGCGAGGCGATTCGCTCCCTGTCGATGGAAGGCCGCATGACGGTCTGCAACATGTCGATCGAAGGCGGCGCACGTGCCGGCATGATCGCGCCGGACGAGAAGGCCTTCGCCTATCTCAACGGCCGGCCAAAGGCCCCGAAGGGTGCGGCCTGGGATGCGGCCATGCGCTACTGGGAGACGTTGCGCACCGACGAGGGCGCGCATTTCGACCGTATCGTGAAGCTCGATGCCGCCAACCTGCCGCCGATCGTCTCCTGGGGCACCAGCCCCGAGGACGTGATCTCGGTCGCGGGAAGCGTGCCGAACCCGGATGACATCGCCGATGAGACCAAGCGTTCGTCGAAATGGCGCGCGCTCGACTATATGGGCCTGAAGCCCGGCACCAGGATGACCGATATCCCGCTCGACGTGATCTGGATCGGTTCCTGCACCAATGGCCGCATCGAGGATCTCCGCGCCGTCGCCAAGATCGTCGAAGGCAAGACGATCGCCGGCTCGCTCGACTATGCGATGATCGTCCCCGGCTCCGGCCTGGTGAAGCAGCAAGCAGAGGAGGAAGGTCTCGACAAGATCTTCCTCGCCGCCGGCTTCGAATGGCGCGAGCCCGGCTGCTCGATGTGCCTCGGCATGAACCCCGACCAGCTCAAGCCCGGCCAGCGCGCCGCCTCGACCTCGAACCGCAATTTCGAGGGTCGTCAGGGCTTCAAGGGCCGTACTCATCTGGTCTCGCCGCAAATGGCCGCAGCCGCTGCGCTCGTCGGTCATTTCGTCGATGTGAGGCAGATGGGCTGA
- the rplS gene encoding 50S ribosomal protein L19, with product MNIIEQIDQEQIAKLSAGKEIPHFQPGDTVQVNVKVKEGERSRVQAYEGVVIARNGGGLNEAFTVRKISYGEGVERVFPLYSPNIDSIKVVRKGKVRRAKLYYLRDRRGKSARIAERVEARPAKGDKSAAK from the coding sequence ATGAACATCATCGAGCAGATCGACCAGGAACAGATCGCCAAGCTGAGCGCAGGCAAGGAAATCCCGCATTTCCAGCCCGGCGACACCGTGCAGGTCAACGTCAAGGTCAAGGAAGGCGAGCGCAGCCGCGTTCAGGCCTATGAAGGCGTCGTGATCGCCCGCAACGGCGGCGGCCTGAACGAAGCCTTCACCGTCCGCAAGATTTCCTATGGCGAAGGTGTCGAGCGCGTTTTCCCGCTCTATTCGCCGAACATCGATTCCATCAAGGTTGTGCGCAAGGGCAAGGTCCGTCGCGCCAAGCTGTATTACCTGCGTGATCGTCGCGGCAAGTCGGCCCGTATCGCCGAGCGCGTCGAAGCCCGGCCTGCCAAGGGCGACAAGTCGGCTGCCAAGTAA
- a CDS encoding SDR family NAD(P)-dependent oxidoreductase, translating into MPQDIAKVALVTGAARGIGLATTKRFLAEGWQVALLDIDGATLALAMAELDAPDTTLALTCDVAEAAAVEAAFKALMQRFGRLDALVNNAGTAVFKPILETTLAEWQRVLAVNLTGPFLCTQVAAPLMADTGGGAIVNITSISGLRASTLRVAYGTSKAALAHLTKQQAAELASLGIRVNAVAPGPVDTAMAKAVHSPEIRADYHDVIPLNRYGREDELAEAIFFLCCEKASYITGQILAVDGGFDAVGIGLTTLRGERRNR; encoded by the coding sequence ATGCCTCAGGACATCGCCAAAGTCGCTCTCGTCACCGGCGCCGCGCGCGGCATCGGGTTGGCGACCACGAAACGCTTCCTGGCCGAGGGCTGGCAGGTCGCCTTGCTGGATATCGACGGGGCGACGCTGGCATTGGCGATGGCGGAACTCGATGCACCGGACACGACCTTGGCGCTGACCTGCGACGTTGCCGAGGCCGCCGCGGTCGAAGCCGCCTTCAAGGCGTTGATGCAGCGCTTTGGCCGGCTCGATGCCCTGGTGAATAATGCGGGCACCGCCGTGTTCAAGCCGATCCTGGAGACAACGCTTGCGGAATGGCAGCGTGTGCTTGCGGTCAACCTCACCGGACCCTTTCTCTGTACGCAGGTTGCGGCTCCGCTGATGGCGGATACGGGCGGCGGCGCGATCGTCAACATCACCTCGATCTCCGGGCTGCGCGCCTCGACCTTGCGTGTCGCCTACGGCACCAGCAAGGCGGCTCTCGCCCATCTCACCAAGCAGCAGGCCGCCGAACTCGCCAGCCTCGGAATCAGGGTCAACGCGGTGGCGCCGGGCCCGGTCGACACCGCAATGGCCAAGGCGGTGCATAGCCCGGAAATCCGGGCCGACTACCATGACGTCATCCCGCTCAACCGCTACGGGCGGGAGGACGAACTCGCCGAGGCGATCTTCTTCCTGTGCTGCGAGAAGGCCAGTTACATCACCGGACAGATTCTTGCGGTGGATGGCGGCTTTGATGCGGTCGGGATCGGTCTGACGACCTTGCGTGGCGAAAGGCGCAATCGCTGA
- a CDS encoding putative quinol monooxygenase: protein MLVLKVIAQDFIKTEAIGLVMPLYAELVEKTRLEERCISYDLFIDQKHPGHFIFIEEWPDRAALDAHCRAEHFVRLVPLIDKHQRADGTYILMEPFAARG from the coding sequence ATGCTCGTGCTGAAGGTGATCGCCCAGGATTTCATCAAGACCGAGGCCATCGGGCTTGTCATGCCTCTCTATGCAGAGCTCGTCGAAAAGACCCGGCTTGAAGAGCGTTGCATTTCCTATGATCTCTTCATCGACCAGAAGCACCCTGGGCACTTCATCTTCATCGAGGAGTGGCCGGATCGCGCTGCCCTCGATGCGCATTGCCGCGCCGAGCATTTCGTGCGGCTCGTCCCCCTGATCGACAAGCATCAACGGGCGGACGGCACCTACATCCTGATGGAGCCATTTGCAGCGCGAGGTTAG
- a CDS encoding elongation factor G, with amino-acid sequence MAATSGNGGSAAGKRASGPRCIAIVGPFQSGKTTLLESILERCGAVSRAGSVKAKNSAGDASAEARAHQMSTEPNVATVDFLGESYSFIDCPGSVEFLHEMRHVLPVVDAAVVVCEADDRKAPALELVLRELEEADIPRFLFLNKIDTATRRVRETLGILQRASRTPLLLRQIPIWQKGIAVGFIDLALERAFIYREHAPSEIVPLGSEEVGREKEARFSMLEKLADYDDELMEDLLGDMEPPQDRIFDDLARELQHRHVVPVLIGAAERGNGVTRLLKALRHEAPSLPETRGRIGVVEDGAPLAQVMKTWHSSQGGKISLARVLRGRLAEGDVVTSSSGVETRIGGVIELKGAEQTRKPAAEEGQVAAFSRLEGVRTGDALAAGKVRPGVVTSVAPPEPVHALGISVKDRKDDVRLTAALGRIAEEDPALTVSHLPEFGEVRLSGQGEMHLRVTMERLSGRYGVSAQNHPPEIGYRETIRGKASARGRHRKQSGGHGQYGDVVLEVAPVERGEGIRFVDRITGGVVPRQYISSVEAGVRDFCQNGPLGFPLVDIEVTLTDGSYHTVDSSDMAFRQAARLAMADAIPQARSVLLEPILAVEVVIPSDAMSRASAIVSARRGQILGYDARPGWRGWDQINALIPEAEMGGLIVELRSATSGVGSFSVRFDHLAELAGKSADAVVAAQALAHGR; translated from the coding sequence ATGGCTGCGACATCAGGCAATGGAGGTTCGGCCGCCGGCAAGAGAGCTTCGGGGCCGCGATGCATCGCCATCGTTGGTCCCTTTCAAAGCGGCAAGACGACCTTGCTCGAGAGCATTCTGGAGCGCTGCGGCGCGGTTTCACGGGCCGGCTCCGTCAAGGCGAAGAACAGTGCCGGCGATGCGTCCGCGGAGGCACGGGCTCACCAGATGAGCACGGAGCCGAATGTCGCGACCGTCGATTTCCTCGGGGAGAGCTACAGCTTCATCGATTGTCCCGGCTCGGTCGAGTTCCTGCACGAAATGCGTCACGTCCTGCCTGTGGTCGATGCCGCGGTGGTGGTGTGTGAGGCTGACGACCGCAAGGCGCCGGCGCTCGAACTCGTCCTGCGCGAGCTCGAGGAGGCGGATATTCCGCGTTTCCTGTTCCTCAATAAGATCGACACGGCGACGCGCCGGGTGCGCGAGACACTTGGCATCCTGCAGCGCGCCTCGCGTACGCCGCTGCTGCTGCGTCAGATCCCGATCTGGCAGAAGGGCATCGCCGTTGGTTTCATCGACCTCGCCCTCGAGCGGGCCTTCATCTACCGCGAGCATGCGCCGAGCGAGATCGTGCCCCTCGGGTCGGAGGAGGTCGGCCGCGAGAAGGAGGCGCGCTTCTCGATGCTGGAGAAGCTTGCAGACTATGATGATGAGCTGATGGAGGATCTGCTTGGCGATATGGAGCCGCCGCAGGATCGGATCTTCGATGATCTCGCGCGGGAGCTGCAGCACCGCCACGTCGTGCCGGTGCTGATTGGCGCGGCCGAGCGGGGCAACGGCGTCACGCGGCTGCTCAAGGCCCTGCGGCATGAAGCGCCTTCGCTTCCGGAAACCCGCGGGCGCATCGGCGTCGTCGAGGACGGCGCGCCGTTGGCGCAGGTGATGAAGACCTGGCATTCGAGCCAGGGTGGCAAGATCTCACTGGCCCGCGTGTTGCGCGGGCGGCTCGCCGAGGGCGACGTCGTGACCTCGTCCAGTGGCGTCGAGACGCGCATCGGCGGTGTCATCGAGCTGAAGGGAGCCGAGCAGACGCGCAAGCCGGCCGCAGAAGAGGGACAGGTTGCCGCCTTTTCCCGGCTGGAAGGCGTGCGCACAGGGGATGCGCTGGCGGCTGGCAAGGTCCGTCCAGGCGTCGTGACGTCGGTTGCTCCGCCCGAGCCGGTCCACGCGCTCGGGATCAGCGTCAAGGATCGCAAGGATGATGTCCGGCTCACGGCTGCGCTCGGGCGCATCGCAGAGGAGGATCCTGCGCTGACCGTGTCGCATCTGCCGGAGTTCGGCGAGGTGCGGCTCTCGGGGCAGGGCGAGATGCATTTGCGCGTGACGATGGAGCGGTTGTCAGGGCGTTACGGCGTTTCGGCTCAGAATCATCCGCCTGAGATCGGTTATCGCGAGACCATTCGCGGCAAGGCCAGCGCGCGTGGGCGGCATCGCAAGCAGAGCGGGGGGCATGGCCAGTATGGCGATGTGGTGCTCGAGGTGGCGCCGGTCGAGCGTGGCGAGGGCATTCGGTTCGTCGACCGCATCACGGGCGGCGTCGTGCCGAGACAGTACATCTCTTCCGTCGAGGCCGGTGTGCGGGATTTCTGCCAGAACGGGCCGCTTGGCTTCCCGCTTGTCGATATCGAGGTGACGTTGACCGACGGCTCCTACCATACCGTCGATTCCTCCGACATGGCGTTCAGGCAGGCAGCGCGGCTGGCCATGGCGGACGCAATCCCGCAGGCCAGATCCGTGCTGCTCGAGCCGATCCTCGCAGTCGAGGTCGTCATCCCATCGGACGCGATGTCGCGAGCCTCGGCCATCGTTTCTGCAAGGCGCGGCCAGATCCTGGGCTATGACGCCCGGCCGGGATGGCGTGGCTGGGATCAGATCAACGCCCTGATCCCGGAAGCGGAAATGGGTGGTCTGATCGTCGAGCTGCGCTCGGCGACCTCAGGCGTCGGTTCCTTCAGCGTCAGGTTCGACCATCTTGCAGAACTCGCCGGCAAATCGGCCGATGCCGTCGTGGCCGCGCAGGCCCTCGCGCATGGGCGCTGA